Proteins co-encoded in one Dyella japonica A8 genomic window:
- a CDS encoding amidohydrolase family protein, with product MIIDAHRHYWDPSRLQYDWLAHAPAALQRPFLPADMNATQDACILVQAAPDERETLFLFDLARQTKGVLGVVGWVDMEAADATQRIAALVEQGQGLLCGIRPMVQDIPDTEWLARPSLDRAFDCVRDHGLVFDALVDNRHLRALSQRLTRHPGLITVVDHGAKPNIARRAFAEWAGAIARVAQVPDVVCKLSGLLTLTDAQGDTTAIEPYAAHIFESFGGQRVMWGSDWPVLTTHATYEQWKACAQALTRRFAPRHEAAVFGATARAIYSLNGRTTASARTA from the coding sequence ATGATCATCGACGCGCACCGCCATTACTGGGATCCCTCGCGACTACAGTACGACTGGCTCGCGCACGCCCCGGCCGCACTGCAGCGGCCGTTCCTGCCCGCCGACATGAATGCAACGCAAGACGCCTGCATCCTCGTGCAGGCGGCACCGGATGAGCGCGAGACCTTGTTCCTGTTCGATCTCGCGCGCCAGACCAAAGGCGTGCTCGGCGTGGTCGGCTGGGTGGATATGGAGGCCGCGGATGCGACGCAGCGCATCGCCGCGCTCGTCGAGCAGGGCCAGGGATTGCTGTGCGGCATCCGCCCGATGGTGCAGGACATTCCCGATACGGAATGGCTGGCCAGGCCCTCGCTCGACCGCGCCTTCGACTGCGTGCGCGACCACGGCCTGGTGTTCGACGCACTGGTGGACAACCGGCACCTGCGCGCGCTTTCCCAGCGACTCACCCGGCACCCCGGGCTGATCACCGTGGTCGATCACGGCGCCAAGCCGAACATCGCTCGCCGGGCATTCGCGGAATGGGCCGGCGCCATCGCGCGCGTCGCCCAGGTGCCCGATGTGGTCTGCAAGCTGTCCGGCCTGTTGACGTTGACCGACGCGCAGGGCGACACGACGGCCATCGAGCCTTACGCCGCGCACATCTTCGAGAGCTTTGGCGGCCAGCGCGTGATGTGGGGCAGCGACTGGCCCGTGCTGACCACACACGCGACGTACGAGCAGTGGAAGGCCTGCGCGCAAGCACTGACCCGACGGTTCGCGCCGCGCCACGAGGCAGCGGTGTTCGGCGCCACCGCCAGGGCGATCTATTCACTCAACGGCCGCACGACGGCATCGGCGAGAACAGCATGA
- a CDS encoding aldo/keto reductase translates to MPAQQQEQNPPGKSEAGSHRLAALAFGGAPAGNLYTGVDDEAARDAIAHAWRAGIRHFDTAPYYGYGLSETRIGNALEGVERSSYTLSTKVGRLIGADHDRRDRSDGFAVDGCRAHFNYTRDGVLRSLESSLRRLRTERIDLLLLHDIGELTHGPRHPEVLAQALDEALPAMAELRDQGVVGAIGLGVNEEAVCLEVMQRFPLDAIMLAGRYTLFEQAHSRSVMARAQAGGVAVLIAGPYNSGLLGADTGPGDTYDYAPASPATRARAQRFYDVCACTGATVGEAALQFPLAHPAVAKVVCGLRSVDEVDSAIERMRATVPAATWATLVEEGLLDAGVPTP, encoded by the coding sequence ATGCCGGCTCAGCAGCAAGAACAGAATCCACCCGGCAAGTCCGAGGCAGGCAGCCACCGGCTGGCAGCGCTCGCGTTTGGCGGGGCCCCGGCCGGCAATCTCTACACCGGCGTAGACGACGAGGCCGCCCGCGACGCCATCGCACACGCCTGGCGCGCAGGCATACGGCATTTCGATACCGCGCCCTATTACGGCTACGGCCTTAGCGAAACCCGCATCGGCAACGCTCTCGAAGGCGTCGAGCGCTCCAGCTATACGCTGTCGACCAAGGTGGGCCGGCTCATCGGCGCCGACCATGATCGACGGGATCGCAGTGACGGTTTCGCAGTCGACGGGTGCCGCGCGCATTTCAATTACACGCGGGACGGGGTACTCCGCAGCCTGGAAAGCAGCCTCCGGCGATTGCGCACCGAACGCATCGACCTGCTGTTACTGCACGACATCGGCGAACTGACGCACGGTCCGCGCCACCCTGAAGTGCTCGCGCAAGCACTGGACGAAGCACTGCCGGCGATGGCCGAGCTGCGCGACCAGGGTGTCGTTGGCGCGATCGGCCTTGGCGTCAACGAGGAAGCCGTGTGCCTGGAGGTGATGCAACGCTTCCCGCTGGACGCCATCATGCTGGCGGGCCGCTATACGCTCTTCGAGCAGGCACACAGCAGGTCGGTGATGGCAAGAGCCCAGGCGGGCGGCGTGGCGGTACTGATTGCGGGCCCCTATAACTCAGGCCTGCTCGGCGCAGACACCGGCCCCGGCGACACCTACGACTATGCACCCGCATCGCCTGCCACCCGGGCACGCGCACAGCGGTTCTATGACGTATGCGCATGCACCGGCGCCACCGTGGGCGAGGCCGCACTGCAATTTCCGCTGGCGCATCCGGCCGTGGCGAAAGTCGTGTGCGGCCTGCGTTCCGTCGACGAAGTCGACAGCGCCATCGAACGCATGCGCGCGACGGTTCCCGCGGCCACCTGGGCAACCCTGGTCGAGGAAGGCCTGCTCGATGCGGGAGTGCCCACGCCATGA
- a CDS encoding alpha-L-fucosidase → MMKPVARCAVLAGWLACTAALAQSATAPTADTLSPAAQDHAWQQAAAKFDPQRKAVLDRVAKAAGQGPFRGDWVSLQTYRSPAWYDDAKFGIFIHWGVYSVPAFGSEWYSRNMYQQGTKEFAHHVATYGPQSTFGYKDFVPMFKAEHFDPRAWAQLFHDAGARYVVPVAEHHDGFAMYDSKLSDWTAVKKGPKRDVIGELEHAVRGQGMRFGVSSHRAEHDWFFDGGRRFDSDVNDPHNAELYGPAVAHLSKDDQNLADDWTYVSQAWLDDWLARTAELVDTYHPDLIYFDWWIGHPTFRNTLPTLLSYYYNEGAKRDGVVVNYKLGDFPEGAGTLDIERGQLQGIHAAHWQTDTSISNDSWGYIEHDTYKSPTFIIHLLADVVSKNGNLMLNVGPRADGTIPEGAQDTLRSIGRWLKANGEAIYGSRPWRTFGEGPTEVASGTFQDTKTKPYTAEDFRFTTGHGKLYAIELGWPAGAQAVIHSIKPADKVASVESVADRRSIPFTQDADGLHLHLPSHPIGTDAYVYRISFSTPNSLKAAP, encoded by the coding sequence ATGATGAAACCCGTCGCCCGCTGCGCCGTGCTCGCCGGCTGGCTCGCGTGCACCGCCGCGCTGGCGCAGTCCGCCACTGCGCCCACCGCGGATACCTTGTCGCCTGCCGCGCAGGACCATGCGTGGCAGCAGGCTGCAGCAAAGTTCGACCCGCAGCGAAAGGCCGTCCTCGATCGCGTGGCGAAGGCTGCCGGCCAGGGGCCATTCCGCGGCGACTGGGTGTCGCTGCAGACCTACCGCTCGCCTGCGTGGTACGACGATGCCAAGTTCGGCATCTTCATCCACTGGGGTGTCTATTCAGTGCCGGCGTTCGGCAGCGAGTGGTATTCGCGCAACATGTATCAGCAGGGCACGAAGGAGTTCGCCCACCACGTGGCGACGTACGGCCCGCAGTCGACGTTCGGCTACAAGGACTTCGTGCCGATGTTCAAGGCCGAGCACTTCGACCCGCGGGCATGGGCGCAGCTTTTCCATGATGCCGGTGCCCGCTATGTCGTGCCCGTGGCCGAGCATCACGATGGCTTTGCCATGTACGACTCCAAGCTGTCGGACTGGACGGCCGTCAAGAAGGGCCCGAAGCGCGACGTGATCGGCGAGCTTGAGCACGCGGTGCGAGGGCAGGGTATGCGCTTTGGCGTGTCTTCCCATCGCGCCGAGCACGACTGGTTCTTCGATGGTGGCCGCCGGTTCGACTCGGACGTCAACGATCCGCACAACGCGGAGCTGTATGGCCCCGCGGTCGCCCATCTGAGCAAGGACGACCAGAACCTGGCGGATGACTGGACCTATGTCTCCCAGGCCTGGCTGGACGACTGGCTCGCGCGCACCGCGGAACTGGTCGATACCTACCACCCGGACCTGATCTATTTCGACTGGTGGATCGGCCACCCGACCTTCCGCAACACGCTGCCGACCCTGTTGTCGTACTACTACAACGAGGGCGCGAAGCGCGACGGCGTGGTGGTGAACTACAAGCTGGGCGATTTCCCGGAAGGCGCCGGCACGCTGGATATCGAGCGTGGCCAGTTGCAGGGCATCCATGCCGCGCACTGGCAGACGGATACCTCGATCAGCAACGACTCGTGGGGTTACATCGAGCACGACACATACAAGTCGCCGACCTTCATCATCCATCTGCTGGCGGATGTGGTGAGCAAGAACGGCAACCTGATGCTCAATGTCGGACCCCGCGCGGACGGCACCATTCCCGAGGGAGCGCAGGACACGCTGCGCAGCATCGGTCGCTGGCTGAAGGCCAATGGCGAGGCGATCTACGGCAGCAGGCCGTGGCGCACGTTTGGCGAAGGGCCGACCGAAGTGGCCAGCGGTACCTTCCAGGACACCAAGACCAAGCCATACACCGCCGAGGATTTCCGCTTCACCACCGGCCACGGCAAGCTCTATGCGATCGAGCTGGGCTGGCCCGCCGGAGCGCAGGCGGTGATCCATTCGATCAAGCCTGCCGACAAGGTGGCCAGCGTCGAGTCGGTGGCTGACCGCCGCTCCATTCCGTTCACGCAGGATGCCGACGGCTTGCATCTGCATCTTCCTTCCCACCCCATCGGCACGGATGCGTACGTCTACCGCATCAGCTTCTCCACGCCGAACTCGCTCAAGGCCGCACCATGA
- a CDS encoding glycosyl hydrolase family 18 protein — translation MFPALWLCLALASTSAFAKAPTALFYMMGSQKSINSFEAHIDKIDLLVPTWFGVDENGLVSGGPNMYVLDLAKAHHLPVMPIISANGDRKKFHDLLGNETAKRAMIASMVEQAKRYGFSGYQFDFENIAWTDRDALTLLARQTADALHKHGLKLSMAVVPNAPGQAGNGPFSKWMWEYWRGAYDLKALGQVLDLVCLMTYDQHTRWTTPGPVAGMPWVMDNLQYALKLVPKEKLSLGIGLYGYHWFAGNPVGEDGKESSHITAEYIDADESFPLAKQFHATMQWDPVEHESWFYFYRDGMREWVFLPDAHAFRDRYDVVKQYGLEGFCAWVLGAEDPKVWEELPDAIR, via the coding sequence ATGTTCCCAGCCCTGTGGCTGTGTCTCGCACTGGCGTCGACGAGCGCTTTTGCCAAAGCGCCCACGGCGTTGTTCTACATGATGGGTAGCCAGAAATCGATCAACTCGTTCGAAGCGCACATCGACAAGATCGACCTGCTGGTGCCGACGTGGTTCGGGGTGGATGAAAACGGCCTGGTGTCCGGCGGGCCCAACATGTATGTGCTCGATCTTGCCAAGGCGCATCACCTGCCGGTGATGCCGATCATCTCGGCCAATGGCGATCGCAAGAAGTTCCACGACCTGCTTGGCAACGAAACGGCAAAGCGCGCCATGATCGCCAGCATGGTCGAGCAGGCGAAGCGGTATGGCTTCTCCGGCTACCAGTTCGATTTCGAGAACATCGCCTGGACCGATCGCGACGCGCTCACCCTGTTGGCCCGGCAGACGGCCGATGCGCTGCACAAGCATGGCCTGAAGCTGTCGATGGCGGTGGTGCCCAATGCGCCGGGTCAGGCCGGCAATGGTCCCTTCAGCAAATGGATGTGGGAATACTGGCGCGGCGCCTACGACCTGAAGGCGCTGGGGCAGGTGCTCGACCTGGTCTGCCTGATGACCTACGACCAGCACACCCGCTGGACCACGCCCGGACCCGTGGCGGGCATGCCGTGGGTGATGGACAACCTTCAGTACGCGCTGAAGCTGGTGCCCAAGGAAAAGCTCTCGCTGGGCATCGGTCTGTACGGTTACCACTGGTTCGCTGGCAACCCGGTGGGGGAGGACGGCAAGGAGAGTTCGCACATCACCGCCGAGTACATCGACGCGGATGAGTCGTTCCCGCTGGCCAAACAGTTCCATGCCACCATGCAGTGGGATCCGGTGGAGCACGAATCGTGGTTCTACTTCTATCGCGATGGCATGCGTGAGTGGGTCTTCCTGCCTGATGCCCATGCCTTCCGGGACCGGTACGACGTGGTCAAGCAGTACGGTCTGGAGGGCTTTTGCGCTTGGGTGCTGGGCGCGGAAGATCCCAAGGTCTGGGAGGAGTTGCCCGATGCCATTCGCTAG
- a CDS encoding family 20 glycosylhydrolase has translation MPFARPLCNGVQGAALAWLLAFGGAAHAATPAIIPLPAQMKVEQGSYTVTNVVAIHVGPGDRPAADAARYLAELLGRTRGLSLTVIEDAAATSRGGIVIRSDAAASVTQAEGYVLDVDARGMNIRARDAAGLFYGAISAWQLLTPDGAQGAVAVPYMHVADWPRFAWRGFMLDSARHFQSPDEVRRLLDVMAQHKLNVFHWHLTDDQGWRLEIRRYPQLTQIGAWRQPPGEGAKPYGGYYTQAEVKDIVAYAATRHITVVPEIDMPGHAQAAVASYPDVGVTGERPAVSIDWGVNPYLFNVDEHSITFLHNVLDEVMELFPSTYIHVGGDEAIKNQWQASAAVQARMHALGIKDENALQSWFIERMGQYLAQHGRRLIGWDEILEGGVPPSASVMSWRGTQGAIDAARLGHDVVLSPAPTLYLDNLQSARSDEPAGRVSFQTLASVYRFEAVPAELSAEQAKHVLGAQANLWTEYVTAPWQVEHMAFPRLDALAEAVWTPVNERHFDDFVARLPAQFDRYQRLGITYADSAFAVDMQAQRSAGAGNKAVVSLVTQVPSGTIRYTTDGSLPVAGSAMYREPIKVTLPVTINATSFAADGHALARARTHRFDAQTLASIDSSAMEACPKGGLGLRVRLLPDATDPAPVYNVDIMDSCWIVPKVALDDASAIVIDGAWLARNYGLAGDASKVVSRAAHTPLGEFEVHLDRCDGPLMVSLPLPAAAAPGRTFRVDGTWLALTGTHDVCVLSTAPIHGPLSAVGRVSFISPATAGATP, from the coding sequence ATGCCATTCGCTAGGCCGTTGTGCAACGGCGTACAGGGAGCGGCGCTCGCCTGGCTGCTGGCCTTTGGTGGCGCTGCGCATGCCGCCACGCCGGCCATCATTCCCTTGCCTGCGCAGATGAAGGTGGAGCAGGGCAGTTATACGGTTACCAACGTTGTCGCCATCCATGTGGGGCCGGGCGATCGCCCTGCCGCCGACGCGGCACGCTACCTGGCGGAACTGCTGGGGCGCACGCGCGGCCTGTCCTTGACGGTGATCGAGGATGCGGCAGCGACGAGTCGTGGCGGCATCGTGATTCGCAGCGATGCCGCCGCCAGCGTCACCCAGGCGGAAGGCTACGTGCTTGATGTCGATGCACGCGGCATGAACATCCGTGCGCGCGATGCCGCGGGATTGTTCTACGGTGCCATCAGCGCCTGGCAATTGCTGACGCCCGATGGCGCACAAGGTGCGGTCGCCGTGCCCTATATGCATGTCGCCGACTGGCCGCGCTTCGCCTGGCGCGGCTTCATGCTCGATTCGGCGCGCCACTTCCAGTCGCCGGACGAGGTCAGGCGCCTGCTGGATGTGATGGCCCAGCACAAGCTCAATGTCTTCCACTGGCATCTCACCGATGACCAGGGCTGGCGGCTGGAAATCCGCCGCTATCCCCAGCTGACGCAGATCGGTGCGTGGCGCCAGCCGCCGGGCGAGGGCGCCAAGCCCTACGGTGGCTACTACACGCAGGCCGAGGTGAAGGACATCGTGGCCTACGCCGCGACCCGCCACATTACCGTCGTGCCGGAGATCGACATGCCGGGGCACGCGCAGGCCGCGGTGGCCTCTTATCCGGATGTCGGCGTGACGGGCGAGCGGCCGGCCGTATCGATCGACTGGGGCGTGAACCCCTATCTGTTCAACGTGGACGAGCACTCGATCACCTTCCTGCACAACGTGCTGGATGAGGTGATGGAGCTCTTTCCCTCCACCTACATTCATGTCGGTGGCGACGAAGCCATCAAGAACCAGTGGCAGGCCTCCGCCGCCGTGCAGGCGCGCATGCATGCGCTGGGCATCAAGGACGAGAATGCGCTGCAAAGCTGGTTCATCGAGCGCATGGGGCAATATCTGGCACAGCATGGCCGGCGCCTGATCGGCTGGGACGAGATCCTCGAGGGTGGCGTGCCGCCTTCCGCATCGGTCATGTCCTGGCGCGGCACGCAGGGTGCGATCGATGCGGCGCGCCTGGGGCACGACGTGGTGCTGTCACCCGCGCCGACGCTTTACCTCGACAACCTGCAAAGCGCGCGCAGCGATGAGCCGGCCGGGCGCGTGTCATTCCAGACACTCGCCAGCGTCTACCGTTTCGAGGCCGTGCCGGCGGAACTCTCCGCGGAGCAGGCAAAGCACGTGCTCGGCGCGCAGGCCAATCTCTGGACCGAGTACGTCACCGCGCCATGGCAGGTCGAGCACATGGCCTTTCCGCGTCTGGATGCACTTGCCGAGGCGGTGTGGACGCCCGTGAATGAGCGGCATTTCGATGATTTCGTGGCGCGGTTGCCTGCCCAGTTCGATCGCTACCAGCGATTGGGAATCACCTACGCCGACAGCGCCTTTGCCGTGGACATGCAGGCGCAGCGATCCGCCGGGGCAGGGAACAAGGCTGTCGTGTCGCTCGTGACGCAGGTGCCGTCCGGCACGATCCGGTACACGACGGATGGCAGCCTGCCAGTGGCCGGTTCGGCGATGTATCGCGAGCCGATCAAGGTCACGCTTCCCGTCACCATCAACGCGACGTCGTTTGCCGCCGATGGGCATGCGCTGGCGCGCGCACGCACGCATCGTTTCGATGCGCAGACGCTCGCAAGCATCGACAGCAGTGCCATGGAGGCATGCCCCAAGGGCGGCCTTGGCCTGCGCGTGCGATTGCTGCCGGACGCGACGGATCCGGCGCCGGTCTACAACGTCGATATCATGGACAGTTGCTGGATCGTGCCGAAGGTGGCGCTGGATGATGCATCCGCGATCGTCATCGACGGTGCATGGCTGGCGCGCAATTACGGACTGGCGGGCGATGCGTCCAAGGTGGTTTCCCGCGCCGCACATACGCCTCTGGGTGAATTCGAGGTCCACTTGGACCGTTGCGACGGACCGCTGATGGTCAGTCTGCCATTGCCGGCGGCGGCCGCGCCAGGCAGAACGTTCCGTGTCGACGGGACATGGTTGGCCCTCACCGGAACACACGATGTATGCGTGTTGTCCACGGCACCGATTCATGGGCCGCTGTCTGCCGTTGGTCGCGTGTCCTTCATCTCCCCCGCGACAGCTGGCGCAACACCGTGA
- a CDS encoding glycoside hydrolase family 3 C-terminal domain-containing protein — protein MSDQADEQAGRLVAQMTPAEKIAQLQSAAPAIPRLGVPAYDWWSEGLHGFARHGDATVFPQAIGLAASWDPALLHAVGGVVAAQAREHFMAAGLRKDHGRYNGLTLWSPNINIFRDPRWGRGQETYGEDPRLTAALGVAFIEGLQGDDAAHPTVIATPKHFAVHSGPEPGRHGFDVDVSPHDLEDTYLPAFRAAIVDARAGSIMCAYNAIRGVPACASPWLLGERLRGDWGFKGFVVTDCDAVDDMTAFHHYRKDNAGSSASALRAGADLNCGVAYDGLRSALAGGQISGRDLDAAAIRLFASRYRLGMFDASAPRLPDDPVADRALALRAAGESMVLLKNRANTLPLKADTRIAVIGPNADALSVLEANYHGTARDPVTPLQGMQRQFGAKHVLYAQGATLAEGVPVPVPGTALRAGQGGDVPGLKGEYFQSVSFSGRPSATRIDRTVDMDTDHLPPEEHLDGRGYAVRWTGQLLPPGPGDYTLFVRVDRCFDCRGHDPVRLYLDGRLISATSGDKESPSAKVHVDDVRPHDLRLEWQHTGEDQGIHLQWIAPEDAQLAEAKRVVDAADVVVAFVGLSPDVEGEELKVDVPGFLGGDRTDIGLPPTQQRLLETAAGRGKPLVVVLMSGSAVAMTWARDHADAILAAWYPGEQGGTAIAQTLAGVLNPAGRLPVTFYRDARDLPPFIDYGMRGRTYRYFQGEPLYAFGDGLSYTTFAYDAPRLSARQLRAGEPLGVTVDVRNTGTRRGDEVVQVYLAYPDATDAPRRALVGFQRVSLAAGEQRAVPFHLDSRALSLVDAEGVRAVREGRYELFVGGRQPTAGQAPVTFTITGHADLPR, from the coding sequence ATGTCGGACCAGGCGGACGAGCAGGCGGGCCGGCTGGTGGCGCAGATGACGCCGGCAGAAAAGATCGCGCAACTGCAGAGCGCGGCGCCGGCCATTCCTCGCCTGGGTGTGCCGGCGTATGACTGGTGGAGCGAGGGCCTGCACGGGTTCGCGCGCCATGGCGATGCCACCGTTTTCCCCCAGGCCATCGGCCTGGCCGCCAGTTGGGATCCCGCGCTGCTGCACGCCGTTGGTGGCGTGGTGGCGGCGCAGGCGCGCGAGCATTTCATGGCAGCGGGCCTGCGCAAGGATCACGGGCGCTACAACGGCCTCACCCTTTGGTCGCCCAACATCAACATTTTCCGCGATCCGCGCTGGGGGCGGGGGCAGGAAACCTATGGGGAAGACCCTCGTCTGACGGCCGCCCTCGGTGTCGCGTTCATCGAGGGATTGCAGGGCGACGATGCTGCTCATCCCACGGTCATCGCCACGCCCAAGCACTTTGCCGTGCATTCCGGGCCGGAGCCGGGGCGGCACGGATTCGATGTGGATGTGTCCCCGCACGATCTGGAAGACACGTACCTGCCAGCCTTTCGCGCAGCCATCGTGGATGCGCGTGCCGGATCGATCATGTGTGCCTACAACGCCATTCGTGGCGTGCCCGCCTGCGCCTCGCCGTGGTTGCTCGGCGAGCGCCTTCGCGGCGACTGGGGCTTCAAGGGTTTTGTGGTCACCGATTGCGATGCGGTGGACGACATGACGGCGTTCCATCACTACCGCAAGGACAATGCAGGCTCGTCGGCAAGCGCGCTGCGTGCGGGCGCGGACCTCAACTGTGGCGTGGCTTACGACGGCCTTCGCTCCGCCCTGGCGGGCGGCCAGATCAGCGGACGCGACCTGGATGCGGCGGCCATTCGCCTGTTCGCGTCGCGCTATCGCCTGGGCATGTTCGATGCGTCCGCGCCCCGGTTGCCTGACGATCCCGTAGCGGACCGGGCACTGGCGCTGCGTGCGGCGGGCGAGTCGATGGTGCTGCTCAAGAATCGCGCGAACACCTTGCCATTGAAGGCCGATACGCGCATTGCCGTCATCGGCCCGAATGCCGACGCCTTGTCCGTGCTGGAAGCCAACTACCATGGCACCGCACGCGATCCCGTGACCCCGCTTCAGGGCATGCAACGGCAATTCGGTGCAAAGCATGTGCTGTACGCGCAAGGTGCCACGCTTGCCGAAGGCGTGCCCGTACCGGTGCCTGGCACGGCCCTGCGTGCCGGGCAGGGCGGGGATGTTCCCGGCCTGAAGGGCGAATACTTCCAGAGCGTGAGCTTTTCCGGCAGGCCTTCCGCCACGCGCATCGATCGCACCGTCGACATGGACACGGACCACCTGCCGCCAGAAGAGCATCTGGATGGCCGGGGCTACGCCGTTCGCTGGACGGGGCAGTTGTTGCCGCCGGGTCCCGGCGACTACACCTTGTTCGTGCGCGTGGATCGCTGCTTCGACTGCCGCGGGCATGACCCGGTGCGCCTGTATCTGGACGGCCGTTTGATCTCCGCCACGAGTGGCGACAAGGAATCGCCGTCAGCGAAAGTCCATGTCGATGATGTGCGGCCACATGATCTCCGGCTGGAATGGCAGCACACGGGCGAAGACCAGGGCATCCACCTGCAATGGATCGCGCCGGAGGATGCCCAGCTCGCCGAGGCGAAGCGAGTCGTGGATGCCGCCGATGTCGTGGTTGCATTCGTGGGTCTGTCGCCGGATGTCGAGGGCGAAGAACTCAAGGTCGATGTGCCCGGTTTTCTGGGCGGCGACCGCACGGACATTGGCCTGCCGCCCACGCAGCAGCGGTTGCTCGAAACAGCGGCGGGTCGTGGCAAGCCGCTGGTGGTGGTCCTGATGAGCGGCAGCGCCGTAGCCATGACCTGGGCCAGGGATCATGCGGACGCGATACTGGCGGCATGGTATCCCGGCGAGCAGGGCGGCACCGCCATCGCGCAGACGCTTGCTGGCGTCTTGAATCCCGCTGGGCGCCTGCCAGTGACGTTCTATCGAGACGCCCGCGATCTGCCGCCTTTCATCGATTACGGCATGAGGGGACGCACCTACCGGTATTTCCAGGGTGAGCCGTTGTATGCGTTTGGCGATGGGTTGAGCTACACGACTTTCGCCTATGACGCGCCGCGTCTGTCCGCCCGGCAGTTGAGGGCGGGCGAACCACTGGGCGTCACCGTGGATGTGCGCAACACCGGCACGCGTCGTGGCGATGAGGTGGTGCAAGTGTATCTGGCGTATCCCGATGCGACTGATGCGCCACGCCGCGCCCTGGTGGGCTTTCAGCGTGTGTCACTGGCGGCGGGTGAGCAGCGGGCCGTGCCGTTTCATCTTGATTCGCGCGCCCTGAGTCTGGTGGATGCAGAAGGCGTGCGTGCCGTGAGGGAGGGGCGTTACGAACTGTTCGTGGGCGGTCGCCAGCCCACGGCAGGGCAAGCGCCGGTGACATTCACCATCACCGGGCACGCGGACCTGCCGCGCTGA